In the genome of Roseovarius sp. Pro17, the window AGTTGAAGGACCACGAGGCCACCCGTGACGCCATCATCGAAGCCTGCGCCGATGCGGCAAAAACGCTGAAGGCGGGCGATATTTTCATGTTCAGCTACGCCGGACACGGTGGCCAGGTGAAGGATTTCAACGATGACGAATCTGGCGGCCCCGACCGCGATATCCTGGACGAAACTCTCTGCCTTTACGACGCTCAATTGATTGATGATGAACTGTACAAGATCTGGTCCGACTTTGCCGAAGGCGTGCGCGTGCTGGCGGTCTTCGATTGCTGCCACTCGGGGTCCATGTTGCGGGCATCCGTGGATCTGGCCGCGCAGGACGGCCCCACACGTGGCAAGACCCGGATGATGCCATTGGCCGTGGCCGCGCAGGTCTTTCGAAACAACGCCGATTTTTATCGCAGCCTGCCATCGTCGCAGCCTGGACCGGGGCTGGCGACGCCATACCATGAACTGACGTTCCCGGTGGCGGCCAGTGTGCTGCAAGTGTCGGCCTGCCAGTCCAACCAAAAGGCGCAAGAGGATCTGGGCAACGGCCTCTTCACCGCGTCGATCTTGGAAACACTTGCCGAAACCAGCGACCCCATAGGATACAAGGCCTTCCGCGACCGCTGTGCCGCACGCATGCCAACTTGGCAAAGCCCAAACTTTTGGTCCGTGGGCCGCCCCGATCCGGCGTTCGAAGGCCAGCGTGTCTTTTCAGTATGAGGGGCCGGATCACCACCGACATGATGCAGCGGGCGCTGCTGAAGCACCCTCGCCGCCATGAAAGCGTTTCAGACCGCGCACGGCATTACCGTCAGTGGTCTGATAGATACCGATACCGCCGGCGTCCTGTTCGACGATGCACTGGATGGGGCGGCATTGCACGACGGTACTCCGTGGATGGATAAGGCGCAGCAGATGATGGGGCTGCACGAAAGCCTGCACAATCGGACTTTGACCGATTTTCTGGCCAGCGACGGGGGCACGGCAGGCGATCCGGCGGCCGTGCCTCGGTGCGCCGATTTCGTTCAAACCTGCATTGCCCTGTCTATGCCGGATGAACCGCTGCCAACTATTCCTTACGCGTCCATCGCTTGGGCGCGTTTTGGGAGGCCGATAGTCCCCTGTTTTGGCGCGATCTTGTGTTTCTGGCGTGAGAGTCCAGACATTTGAAAGGGTCATGTGGGGCTCTGCGTCGACGTCAGCGCCACTCATTTCCTGCTACGCGGCGTGAATCAATCCGACCAGATCAGCGAGAAATGAATCGGGCGGGACGTCCTGCGCCACGACCGTACACTGGTTAGCCTCCAATTGACCGCTCAATGCGAACGTTGGCGGGTTTTGTGAAACAGTGTCCCAATCTAGCTCCCGCAACCAACGCTATTCAGCCATTTGGATGCCACACAATTTGCCACACATTCATCTGTGTGGGAATTTATAAACTCTTGAAGATAAAGTATAATAAATGAAGATCATGCAGATATGGCGGACTGTCGATCCGCCACTATCTTTCGTTATGGTATTGAATTTTATCATTAATTCTCTTTTTTCTTGACTGCGTTCCCACATTTGTTCCCACTTGAGACGCCGCCTTACCCGCTCTCGGTGTCAATCCTCTAGAACATCATCCGCTGACTCGCCTGTAATGAGTTCGCGCTGCCGCTCGCGACTGATCTGTCCGTAGCTACGCAGAGTGGTCAGCACGTCAGTATGGCCGAGATTCTGGGATGTTGCGACGATTTCTGCGACTGAGGGGCAGGTCTTGGTTGCATGGCGGGCTAGCACGTGGCGGAAAGCGTGCGGTCCGAATTCCGAAAGGCTTGCGGTAGCAAAAGCGGTGTTGACGATCTTGCCGACCGGTTCGGTGCTTTTCCAAGATCGACGCTCGAAGCCCTCTGCGGTAAAGCCGGTGTTGGAGTTCGCTGCAATAGCAGTCGCCGGAAACAGCGGATCGTCCGGGCCATAAAGGTCTTCGTCGTCGAGATGTGTCATCCATGCGAACAGCGCGGCTTCGGCCTCCGGGAAACCTCTTGCGAAGAAGGTATCGATATTTTTTCCAAACTTGGTCACCACCTCGCGCGGGTTTTGTGCAACGGATTTCTCTTTAAGATCGACGTGCTTGATACGCAAAGAGATCAGCGCATCTACCCGAATACCGGTCAGGCACAGCAAACCAAAGACCGTCTTGTCGCGCATCTCGCGTGGGGTGTTCGCGGGCATCATCTCAAGCGCCCGTTTGGCCTGTTTCACGCTGGGTGCTGGACGCGTGGGAGCGGCGCGGGCTTCGGCTTCATCGCGGCGGGAGAGGTTGAAGTAATCAGCGCCCGACGCCCGAATACGACTGCGAAATCCATCTTGCTGAGAAAGCCAGAGCGTGAATTCTCGCAAGGTTGCCAGAATGGCGCGAGTAGTGGATTTGCTCAGAGGCTTACCGGTCGAACTTTTGACCTGCTCAAGATAGGTGCGGAAGCCCATCGCCCCATTCGATGTGGAATTTGCTGAAATCCTTGCGACCGTTCCAGACGTCGAAACGTTCAAGCGCAGCCAACTCCCTGTCGAGCGACTTCTCGGAAAGCTGGCGTGCATACTTTCGGAAGTCCACAAACCGGCGCTTGAGGCATTCGTTCTTCTCATTTGGACGATTGACCATAATGACCTCCTTTCAGGCGTTCAGCAGAGGGTATTTCGCGTGCCGACCGGGCATGGCCGAAAGTGTGCGTATTCCCAACGAATTGCCGGTCTTTCGGCTTTCATCCTGCCGCTAAGTCTCAGTGACAATG includes:
- a CDS encoding site-specific integrase, whose product is MGFRTYLEQVKSSTGKPLSKSTTRAILATLREFTLWLSQQDGFRSRIRASGADYFNLSRRDEAEARAAPTRPAPSVKQAKRALEMMPANTPREMRDKTVFGLLCLTGIRVDALISLRIKHVDLKEKSVAQNPREVVTKFGKNIDTFFARGFPEAEAALFAWMTHLDDEDLYGPDDPLFPATAIAANSNTGFTAEGFERRSWKSTEPVGKIVNTAFATASLSEFGPHAFRHVLARHATKTCPSVAEIVATSQNLGHTDVLTTLRSYGQISRERQRELITGESADDVLED